In one Pseudomonas sp. SCA2728.1_7 genomic region, the following are encoded:
- the kdpA gene encoding potassium-transporting ATPase subunit KdpA yields the protein MHSYDYWLILAFFAVVLLPAPFLGRFYYKVMEGQRTWLTPVLGAVERGCYRIAGVDPQAEQSWQKYTLALLAFNLAGFLLLFAILLFQDHLPLNPQNLPGQEWTQAFNTAVSFMTNTNWQSYSGEATLSYLSQMVGLTVQNFVSAATGLAVLVALCRGIGRKSTKTLGNFWVDMTRATLYGLLPLCLLLALYLVWQGVPQTFAQYVNAVTMQGVDQVIPLGPAASQIAIKQLGTNGGGFFGVNSAHPFENPTAWSNLFEVASIILIPVALVFTFGHYVKDLRQSRAIIACMLALFLIGGATSLWAEYQPNPTLNNAAVEQAAPLEGKEARFGTTATVLWSVTTTAASNGSVNGMHDSLNPLSGMVALVNMMVGEVIFGGVGAGLYGMLLNVLIAVFLAGLMIGRTPEYLGKKLQAREVQLLVVTLLVMPVGVLVLGAIAAAVPSAAATISNPGPHGFSQLLYAYTSASANNGSAFGGLSANTPFHNLMLGLGMLIGRFGYILPVLALAGSLAMKKTAPIGQNSFPTHGPLFVTLLTVTILLVGGLTFLPTLALGPIAEHLSMGF from the coding sequence GGAAGGTCAGCGCACCTGGCTGACGCCGGTTCTCGGCGCGGTCGAGCGCGGTTGCTACCGCATCGCCGGGGTCGATCCCCAGGCTGAACAGAGCTGGCAGAAATACACGCTGGCACTGCTGGCGTTCAACCTTGCCGGTTTCCTGCTGTTGTTCGCGATTCTGTTGTTTCAGGATCACTTGCCGCTGAACCCGCAAAATCTGCCGGGCCAGGAATGGACCCAAGCGTTCAACACCGCGGTCAGCTTCATGACCAACACCAACTGGCAGTCCTACAGCGGTGAAGCGACGCTCAGCTACCTGAGCCAGATGGTCGGCCTCACCGTGCAGAACTTCGTCAGCGCCGCCACCGGCCTCGCCGTGCTGGTTGCGCTGTGCCGTGGCATCGGCCGCAAATCGACGAAAACCCTTGGCAACTTCTGGGTCGACATGACCCGCGCCACCCTCTACGGCCTGCTGCCGCTGTGCCTGTTGTTGGCACTGTATCTGGTCTGGCAGGGCGTGCCACAGACCTTTGCGCAGTATGTGAACGCGGTGACGATGCAAGGCGTTGATCAAGTGATCCCGCTCGGCCCGGCCGCCAGTCAGATTGCGATCAAACAACTGGGCACCAACGGCGGTGGTTTCTTCGGCGTCAACTCGGCGCATCCGTTCGAGAACCCGACCGCGTGGAGCAACTTGTTTGAAGTCGCTTCGATCATTCTGATCCCGGTGGCGCTGGTGTTCACTTTCGGCCACTACGTCAAAGACCTGCGCCAGAGCCGCGCGATCATCGCCTGCATGCTCGCGCTGTTCCTGATCGGCGGCGCGACCTCGCTGTGGGCCGAATATCAGCCGAACCCGACGCTGAACAACGCTGCCGTCGAACAGGCTGCGCCGCTGGAAGGCAAGGAAGCACGCTTCGGCACCACCGCCACGGTGCTGTGGTCGGTGACGACGACGGCCGCCTCGAACGGCTCGGTCAACGGCATGCACGACAGCCTCAATCCGCTCAGCGGCATGGTTGCACTGGTCAACATGATGGTTGGCGAAGTGATCTTCGGCGGCGTCGGTGCCGGGCTTTACGGCATGTTGCTCAACGTGTTGATCGCAGTGTTCCTCGCCGGTCTGATGATCGGGCGTACGCCGGAATACCTCGGCAAGAAACTCCAGGCGCGAGAGGTGCAATTACTGGTGGTGACCCTGCTGGTGATGCCGGTCGGCGTGCTGGTGCTCGGTGCAATTGCCGCCGCGGTTCCCAGTGCTGCGGCGACCATCAGCAACCCTGGCCCGCACGGTTTCAGCCAGTTGCTTTACGCCTACACCTCGGCGAGTGCCAACAACGGCTCGGCGTTCGGTGGCCTGAGCGCGAACACGCCTTTCCATAACCTGATGCTGGGCCTGGGCATGTTGATCGGTCGCTTCGGTTACATCCTTCCGGTACTGGCCTTGGCCGGCAGCCTGGCGATGAAGAAAACCGCACCGATCGGCCAGAACAGTTTCCCGACTCACGGCCCGCTGTTCGTGACCCTGTTGACCGTGACCATTTTGCTTGTAGGCGGCCTGACCTTTCTGCCGACTCTGGCGCTCGGCCCGATTGCCGAACATTTAAGTATGGGCTTCTAA
- the kdpB gene encoding potassium-transporting ATPase subunit KdpB, with protein MNMHVPAKPAEPTKSAEAPKTAISALWRPALLQAFVKLDPRQLKRSPVMLVVELTAIFTTVLCFIPDADVPTFVAAQIALWLWFTVLFANFAEALAEGRGKARADSLKAGSEGLSARRKLANGSFQVVPAASLRKGDVVRVEAGEMIPGDGEVIEGIAAVNEAAITGESAPVIRESGGDRSAVTGNTRLVSDWLLVQITVNPGESTLDRMIALVEGAKRQKTPNEVALDILLIGLTLIFLLVVVTLQPFAHFANGSLPLVFLVALLVTLIPTTIGGLLSAIGIAGMDRLVRLNVIAKSGRAVEAAGDVHVLLLDKTGTITFGNRRCSAVYAAPGVSGRELAEGALFASLADETAEGKSIVEYLRGLHPQPEPALETLTAVPFSAETRLSGVDYQGRVYRKGAVDSLLSFLGQKRSDLAPALSREIDKIAQSGGTPLLVCADGKLLGAIHLKDVVKPGIRERFAELRKLGIRTVMVTGDNPLTAAAIAAEAGVDDVLAEATPEKKLARIRHEQNDGRLVAMCGDGANDAPALAQADVGMAMNDGTQAAREAANMVDLDSDPTKLLDVVQIGKELLVTRGALTTFSIANDVAKYFAILPALFASIYPQLGVLNIMQLTSPQSAILSAIVFNALIIVVLIPLALRGVRVQAASAAALLRRNLLIYGLGGILVPFVGIKAIDMLLTALHLV; from the coding sequence ATGAATATGCACGTTCCTGCAAAACCTGCAGAGCCGACCAAGTCGGCAGAAGCACCGAAAACCGCGATCTCGGCCCTGTGGCGGCCGGCGCTGCTGCAAGCTTTCGTCAAGCTCGACCCTCGGCAGTTGAAGCGTTCGCCGGTGATGCTGGTGGTCGAACTGACCGCGATTTTCACCACCGTGCTGTGCTTCATTCCCGACGCCGATGTGCCGACCTTTGTCGCCGCGCAAATCGCCCTGTGGCTGTGGTTCACCGTGCTGTTCGCCAACTTCGCCGAAGCCTTGGCCGAAGGTCGCGGCAAGGCGCGCGCCGATAGCCTCAAGGCCGGCAGCGAAGGCCTCAGCGCGCGACGCAAACTGGCCAACGGCAGCTTTCAGGTCGTGCCGGCGGCGAGCCTGCGCAAAGGTGATGTGGTGCGCGTCGAAGCCGGGGAGATGATCCCCGGTGACGGTGAGGTCATCGAAGGCATCGCGGCGGTCAACGAAGCGGCGATCACCGGTGAATCGGCGCCGGTGATTCGTGAGTCCGGCGGCGATCGTTCGGCGGTCACTGGCAACACGCGACTGGTGTCTGACTGGTTGCTGGTGCAGATCACCGTCAATCCGGGTGAGTCGACTCTGGATCGCATGATCGCCCTGGTCGAAGGCGCCAAACGCCAGAAGACCCCGAACGAAGTGGCGTTGGACATCCTGCTGATTGGCCTGACCCTGATCTTCCTGCTGGTGGTGGTGACCCTGCAACCGTTCGCCCATTTCGCCAATGGCAGCCTGCCGCTGGTGTTTCTGGTGGCGCTGCTGGTCACGCTGATCCCGACCACTATTGGCGGTTTGCTGTCGGCGATCGGTATCGCCGGGATGGATCGTCTGGTGCGTCTGAACGTGATCGCCAAGTCCGGTCGTGCGGTGGAAGCAGCGGGTGACGTGCATGTACTGCTGCTGGACAAGACCGGCACCATCACCTTCGGTAATCGTCGTTGCAGTGCGGTCTACGCTGCACCGGGTGTCAGCGGTCGCGAGCTGGCCGAAGGTGCGTTGTTCGCTTCGCTGGCCGATGAAACCGCTGAAGGTAAATCCATCGTTGAATACCTGCGTGGTCTGCATCCGCAACCTGAGCCGGCGCTGGAAACCCTGACCGCCGTGCCGTTCAGCGCTGAAACCCGCTTGTCCGGTGTCGACTATCAGGGCCGTGTCTATCGCAAAGGCGCGGTGGACTCGCTGCTGAGTTTTCTCGGGCAAAAACGCTCGGATCTGGCCCCAGCCCTGTCGCGGGAAATCGACAAGATTGCGCAGAGCGGCGGTACCCCGTTACTGGTCTGCGCCGACGGTAAATTGCTTGGCGCGATTCACCTCAAAGACGTGGTCAAACCGGGCATTCGTGAGCGTTTCGCCGAACTGCGCAAACTCGGCATTCGCACCGTAATGGTCACCGGTGACAACCCGCTGACCGCCGCTGCCATCGCCGCTGAAGCGGGCGTCGATGATGTTCTCGCCGAAGCCACGCCGGAGAAGAAACTCGCGCGTATTCGTCACGAGCAGAACGACGGTCGCCTGGTCGCGATGTGCGGCGATGGCGCCAACGACGCGCCGGCGCTGGCTCAGGCAGACGTCGGCATGGCGATGAACGACGGCACCCAGGCTGCACGCGAAGCGGCGAACATGGTCGACCTCGACAGCGACCCGACCAAGCTGCTCGATGTGGTGCAGATCGGCAAGGAATTGCTGGTGACCCGTGGCGCGCTGACGACCTTTTCCATCGCCAACGACGTGGCCAAATACTTCGCGATTCTGCCGGCACTGTTCGCCTCGATTTATCCGCAACTGGGTGTGCTGAACATCATGCAGCTGACCAGTCCGCAGAGTGCGATTCTCTCGGCGATTGTCTTCAACGCCTTGATCATCGTTGTGCTGATTCCGCTGGCGCTGCGCGGGGTTCGCGTGCAGGCGGCGAGTGCGGCGGCGTTGCTGCGACGCAATCTGTTGATCTATGGATTGGGCGGGATTCTGGTGCCGTTCGTGGGGATCAAGGCGATCGACATGCTGCTCACGGCGCTGCATCTGGTGTGA
- the kdpC gene encoding potassium-transporting ATPase subunit KdpC has translation MSTMIRPALSLLVLMTLVTGVAYPLVVTGVAQVAFPAQANGSLVHDADGKVRGSSLIAQDFVGDAWFHPRPSAGAFATVSSSASNLAPSNPALATRVIDDANKLQVPGQGPVPLALLTTSGSGLDPHLPPAAIAYQLARVAAARNLPVSTLQQLLDAHIEQPLVGPPVVNVLALNMALEKL, from the coding sequence ATGTCCACAATGATACGTCCGGCCCTGAGCCTGCTGGTGCTGATGACCCTGGTCACCGGCGTCGCCTATCCACTGGTGGTAACCGGTGTCGCGCAAGTCGCATTCCCCGCGCAAGCCAACGGCAGCCTGGTGCACGACGCCGACGGCAAGGTCCGTGGTTCGTCACTGATCGCCCAGGATTTTGTCGGCGATGCCTGGTTCCATCCACGTCCCTCCGCCGGTGCGTTTGCTACGGTTTCCAGCAGCGCAAGCAACCTGGCGCCGAGCAATCCGGCACTCGCCACGCGGGTGATCGACGACGCCAACAAACTCCAGGTTCCCGGCCAAGGCCCGGTGCCATTGGCCTTGCTGACCACCTCCGGCAGCGGCCTTGATCCACACTTGCCTCCGGCGGCGATTGCCTATCAACTGGCGCGTGTTGCAGCGGCGCGAAACCTGCCGGTGTCGACCTTGCAGCAACTGCTCGATGCGCACATCGAACAGCCGCTGGTGGGGCCGCCGGTAGTGAATGTGCTGGCGTTGAACATGGCACTGGAAAAATTGTAG